The following are encoded in a window of Pelecanus crispus isolate bPelCri1 chromosome 6, bPelCri1.pri, whole genome shotgun sequence genomic DNA:
- the SLC25A47 gene encoding solute carrier family 25 member 47, whose translation MDFIAGAIGGGLSTAVGYPLDTVKVRIQTERHYNGIWHCIQETYRTEKVWGFYKGMSASVLTVSVISSVSFGMYKNFLCTICKLRYGAADAKPSKLDVSLAGGAAGAARVVLMTPSEVAKVRMQTQRNPHPSIASLQPVSKPKYRGSLHCLKVIAKEEGLGGLYKGCSALLCRDCSSSAIYFLTYSALCDWLTPAGKNKPGFLVVLLSGGSAGVLAWGLATPMDVIKSRMQTDESDQHKSKGLIHCARESVRKEGAKVLFKGLGLNCIRAFPVNMVVFVTYEAVLRFTDHYTNEK comes from the exons GTGGTCTAAGCACAGCAGTGGGTTATCCGCTGGACACAGTGAAG GTGAGAATTCAGACCGAGAGGCATTACAATGGGATTTGGCACTGCATTCAGGAAACATACAGGACAGAAAAA GTTTGGGGATTTTACAAAGGCATGTCTGCATCAGTCCTCACAGTATCGgtgatttcttctgtttcattcGGCATGTACAAAAACTTTCTTTGTACCATCTGCAAGCTGCGATACGGGGCTGCAGATGCGAAGCCGTCCAAGCTGGATGTTTCTCTTGCCGGAGGtgctgccggcgctgcccgg GTTGTGTTGATGACCCCTAGTGAAGTGGCTAAAGTTCGCATGCAGACTCAGAGGAACCCACATCCTTCCATCGCATCTCTCCAGCCTGTTTCCAAGCCAAAGTACCGAGGATCTCTGCACTGTCTGAAGGTGATTGCCAAGGAGGAAGGTCTTGGGGGTCTCTACAAGGGCTGCTCTGCATTACTCTGCAGGGATTGCTCCTCTTCTGCAATATATTTCCTTACCTATTCTGCTCTGTGCGACTGGCTCACACCAGctgggaaaaataaaccag GTTTCCTCGTTGTGCTGCTTTCTGGTGGTTCAGCTGGAGTCCTGGCCTGGGGATTAGCTACTCCCATGGATGTCATCAAATCACGGATGCAAACAGATGAATCGGACCAGCACAAGTCCAAAGGCCTCATCCACTGTGCTAGAGAAAGTGTGCGAAAGGAGGGTGCAAAAGTGCTTTTCAAAGGACTGGGTTTGAACTGCATTCGTGCCTTTCCTGTGAACATGGTGGTGTTTGTAACATATGAAGCTGTACTGAGATTTACAGATCATTATACAAACGAAAAATAG